A genomic window from Pirellulaceae bacterium includes:
- a CDS encoding PSD1 domain-containing protein, translating to MAFRESSLAVALWLLSRAIAWGEDAASLEFFESRIRPILIQNCYACHNSTEARESGLAVDFREGLLSGGDSGPAVVPGRPDESRLLAAIEHRSGDLKMPPNGLQLSPEILADFRSWISAGAIDPREQPPSIDPNAQMDDWSNILQSRKSWWSFQPISHAPPPLPDSGLQPIDQFIAQKLQLLSVPANPRAANHSLIRRLYWNLIGLPPNLQEFHRWNEALASDVAMIEKLVDSLLDDPRFGERWARHWMDWIRYCESHGSEGDPPIANAWRYRDYLIRSLNESIPLDQMIRQHIAGDLLPAQFHPQTGLNQALIATAHWRMVFHGFAPVDALEERVRFTDDQINAFSKAFLGLTVSCARCHDHKFDPISQADYYALFGILSSCRPGRLTADSPEAIFQHHQALESIKRQLRDALVRRWQSVVPELPERLDAALDAALEKPDKQRTDADKRLRAAWTERRKETVEAQHGSKVSPALAWDLSQPAELSQWHCVGSGVQQDQHRQPVGCGEFVVSLDGDRAVAAMLSGGVCSRTLSDKEAARLSSPDFICPPDSVLWVLCEGDGGAAMRYAVQHYPRNGTVYPVYPLKPGLRWMQSDLSYWAGDSLHVELTTSSDAPLLTGDQSRSWFHVQQVCVLPTGIRPPEQSTLIKRLAANMDTIESATLSRSTWLEQMSAATEKAIQDWQQATLAPEQAELLDLCLACGVLPNDLQNAECLSLVQQYRAVEEQVLVATRVPCLEEAGGRDFPLLVRGDHHSPQRPVPRRFLEAIDGRAFETQQSGRLELADRVLDAENPLTRRVLVNRVWHHLFGTGIVSTPDNFGRLGDQPSHPELLDWLANRLVQLNWSLKPLIREIVLSETWQRSSTLSDHSLEADPDNRWLGRATIRRFEAEALRDALLAVSGTLDTTAFGPPGQPDGYRRSIYLPVMRNALVPLLRTFDFPEPFTTVGRRDHTNVPAQSLALMNDPLVSKLAERWAGSVISATAEEPSRIVQMFESSLARPPSADETSAAQEFLRTTRQHLEESRQPSDNEISKDPGLTELELRCWTELARAMFTLKEFIYVP from the coding sequence ATGGCATTTCGCGAAAGCTCCCTGGCTGTTGCACTCTGGTTGCTTTCGCGAGCCATCGCCTGGGGCGAGGATGCTGCTAGCCTTGAATTCTTCGAATCTCGCATCCGTCCGATTCTGATCCAAAATTGCTATGCCTGCCATAATTCAACTGAGGCTCGCGAGTCTGGACTGGCGGTTGACTTCCGCGAGGGACTGCTGAGCGGTGGCGATTCTGGGCCAGCCGTTGTGCCTGGAAGACCCGATGAAAGTCGATTGTTGGCGGCCATTGAGCATCGTTCGGGCGACTTGAAGATGCCGCCCAACGGCCTGCAACTCAGCCCAGAAATTCTGGCCGATTTCCGCAGTTGGATTTCCGCAGGGGCGATCGACCCGCGCGAACAGCCACCGTCCATTGACCCAAATGCTCAAATGGACGATTGGTCTAACATTCTTCAATCTCGCAAGTCATGGTGGAGCTTTCAACCAATCAGCCATGCACCACCTCCTCTTCCAGATTCCGGACTACAACCCATCGACCAGTTTATCGCTCAGAAATTGCAGTTGCTCAGCGTGCCTGCCAACCCACGTGCAGCCAACCACTCTCTGATCCGCCGACTGTATTGGAATTTGATCGGTCTACCACCCAACCTTCAAGAGTTCCATCGCTGGAATGAGGCGCTGGCAAGCGATGTGGCCATGATCGAAAAACTGGTTGATAGCCTGTTGGATGATCCGCGATTTGGCGAGCGGTGGGCGCGGCATTGGATGGATTGGATACGCTATTGCGAGTCGCACGGCAGCGAAGGTGATCCGCCAATTGCCAATGCTTGGCGGTACCGCGATTACTTGATACGATCGCTGAACGAGTCAATTCCACTGGATCAAATGATTCGCCAGCACATTGCCGGCGATTTGTTACCCGCCCAATTCCATCCCCAGACGGGGCTGAACCAAGCCTTGATCGCCACCGCTCACTGGCGAATGGTGTTTCATGGATTTGCACCAGTCGACGCTCTGGAAGAACGCGTGCGATTCACAGATGACCAGATCAACGCATTTTCAAAGGCTTTTTTGGGCCTCACCGTGTCGTGCGCCCGGTGTCACGATCATAAGTTTGACCCGATTAGTCAGGCCGACTACTACGCCCTGTTCGGCATCTTGTCCTCATGCCGACCGGGCCGCCTGACCGCCGACTCACCTGAAGCTATCTTCCAGCATCATCAGGCACTTGAAAGTATCAAGCGGCAATTACGCGATGCGCTAGTGCGACGCTGGCAAAGCGTCGTTCCCGAATTGCCTGAACGACTTGATGCTGCGCTGGATGCTGCGCTGGAAAAACCAGACAAACAGCGCACCGACGCTGACAAACGTCTGCGAGCTGCGTGGACTGAACGTCGCAAAGAGACGGTCGAGGCCCAGCACGGAAGCAAGGTGTCGCCTGCCCTTGCTTGGGATTTGAGTCAACCGGCTGAGCTATCGCAGTGGCACTGCGTCGGCTCGGGGGTACAGCAAGATCAACATCGGCAACCAGTTGGCTGCGGAGAGTTTGTCGTATCGCTGGACGGTGATCGCGCTGTGGCAGCCATGCTGAGTGGCGGAGTCTGCTCGCGAACTCTGTCTGACAAAGAGGCGGCTCGATTGAGTTCTCCAGATTTCATCTGCCCACCAGACAGCGTTCTATGGGTGCTGTGCGAAGGCGATGGGGGCGCCGCCATGCGTTATGCGGTCCAGCATTACCCCCGCAACGGCACAGTTTATCCGGTGTATCCCCTCAAACCGGGCCTGCGTTGGATGCAAAGCGACCTCAGTTACTGGGCTGGCGATAGTCTGCATGTTGAACTCACTACCTCCAGTGACGCACCGTTGTTGACGGGAGATCAGTCCCGCAGTTGGTTCCATGTTCAACAGGTTTGTGTGCTACCCACAGGCATTCGACCACCTGAACAGTCCACGCTGATCAAGCGGCTGGCAGCCAACATGGACACGATTGAATCTGCCACTTTGAGTCGCTCGACTTGGCTTGAGCAGATGTCGGCTGCGACAGAGAAGGCCATTCAAGATTGGCAACAAGCCACACTCGCGCCCGAACAAGCTGAGTTGTTAGACTTGTGCCTAGCCTGTGGAGTGTTGCCCAATGACTTGCAAAATGCGGAATGCCTCAGCCTGGTTCAGCAGTATCGCGCCGTCGAGGAGCAGGTGCTAGTTGCCACGCGTGTCCCGTGTCTAGAAGAAGCCGGCGGCCGCGATTTCCCGTTGCTCGTGCGCGGCGACCATCACTCTCCTCAGCGACCAGTGCCCCGACGGTTTCTGGAAGCCATCGATGGTCGTGCATTCGAGACCCAACAAAGTGGTCGCTTGGAACTGGCCGATCGCGTATTGGATGCCGAAAACCCGCTGACGCGGCGCGTGTTGGTCAATCGCGTCTGGCATCATCTGTTTGGTACAGGCATCGTCAGTACTCCTGATAACTTTGGCAGGCTAGGTGATCAGCCATCACACCCAGAGCTGTTGGACTGGCTGGCCAACCGATTGGTTCAGCTCAACTGGTCTCTGAAGCCATTGATCCGCGAGATCGTGTTGTCGGAAACGTGGCAGCGCAGCTCGACCCTATCGGACCACTCACTCGAGGCTGACCCAGACAATCGCTGGCTGGGTCGCGCCACTATTCGGCGTTTTGAGGCCGAGGCGCTCCGCGACGCTCTGTTAGCAGTTTCAGGCACACTTGACACAACAGCATTCGGTCCTCCTGGGCAACCCGATGGATATCGGCGGAGCATCTACCTACCGGTCATGCGCAACGCGCTGGTGCCGCTGCTGCGGACATTTGATTTTCCTGAACCATTTACGACTGTCGGACGTCGTGACCACACCAATGTACCGGCTCAGTCGCTGGCCTTGATGAATGATCCGCTGGTCTCAAAGTTGGCTGAACGTTGGGCAGGATCGGTGATTAGCGCCACCGCGGAGGAACCATCTCGAATTGTTCAAATGTTCGAGAGCAGTCTGGCGCGACCACCTTCGGCAGACGAGACCTCCGCCGCTCAAGAATTTCTGAGGACGACTCGCCAACATCTAGAAGAGAGCCGACAGCCATCAGACAATGAGATTTCTAAAGATCCAGGGCTAACTGAACTCGAACTGCGCTGCTGGACTGAGTTAGCTCGGGCTATGTTCACGCTCAAGGAGTTCATCTATGTTCCGTAG
- a CDS encoding DUF1501 domain-containing protein gives MFRRLHSSCASGLCEPGRSSLHSRRIFLERGSLGFGAAALAALLHTPTTADDSINPGIKDMAVPQSAALPQLHHPAQAKHVIFCYMSGGVSHIDSFDPKPELQRLHGQPMPVPIRRTQFNDNGKIMASPFQFHRAGQSGIDISELFPEIAKVADELAVVRSMTTPVSEHAQGNFLMHSGFPFMGHPSAGAWCSYGLGNLNENFPSYVVLQSGGAVPPHGGVSLFSNGFLPALHQGSILNADAASAIANIRPLDSSDWQRPRLKLMQQLDQGFLASVGSSPEISSALANYETAFRMQTSVPEVCDISGETAETRALYGVDSSNPTQAGYARQCLLARRLIERGIRFIELSCLNEGIGAGNAPNPWDQHGELERGHRAMARQVDQPISGLIQDLRRIGKLDETLIVWAGEFGRTPFSQGANGRDHNPMGFSVWLAGGGIRGGSILGATDELGYYAVQNPCQVYDLWATALHLLGIDHTRLTYRYSGRDFRLTDVHGHVLTSILA, from the coding sequence ATGTTCCGTAGACTCCACTCAAGCTGTGCCAGCGGGCTCTGCGAACCTGGACGCTCCTCATTACACTCTCGTCGTATTTTTTTGGAACGAGGCTCGCTTGGGTTCGGTGCCGCAGCGCTGGCGGCGCTGCTCCACACACCTACAACAGCCGACGACAGCATTAACCCGGGCATCAAGGACATGGCAGTGCCCCAATCAGCAGCGCTGCCGCAACTGCATCATCCGGCTCAGGCCAAGCATGTCATCTTTTGCTACATGTCGGGGGGGGTCTCGCATATCGACTCCTTTGACCCCAAGCCTGAACTGCAGCGCTTGCATGGACAACCGATGCCAGTACCGATTCGTCGCACTCAATTCAATGACAACGGCAAGATCATGGCCAGCCCGTTTCAGTTTCACAGGGCAGGGCAGTCGGGCATCGACATCAGCGAGCTTTTTCCGGAGATTGCCAAAGTCGCCGATGAGTTAGCGGTCGTGCGCTCAATGACGACTCCTGTCAGCGAGCATGCGCAAGGCAATTTTCTAATGCACAGTGGCTTCCCATTCATGGGACACCCTAGTGCCGGTGCCTGGTGCTCATACGGACTGGGGAATTTGAACGAAAATTTTCCAAGCTACGTGGTCCTGCAATCCGGCGGAGCGGTCCCTCCGCATGGTGGAGTTAGCCTGTTCAGCAACGGCTTTTTGCCGGCGCTGCACCAAGGTTCGATTCTCAACGCCGACGCAGCCTCGGCCATCGCCAACATTCGTCCTCTGGATTCCAGCGACTGGCAGCGGCCACGCCTGAAGCTGATGCAGCAATTAGATCAAGGTTTCTTAGCCAGCGTAGGAAGCTCGCCGGAAATTTCTTCCGCGCTGGCCAACTACGAGACCGCTTTTCGCATGCAGACTTCGGTTCCAGAAGTCTGCGACATTTCAGGTGAGACGGCCGAAACACGGGCGCTGTATGGGGTTGATTCCAGCAATCCAACTCAGGCCGGTTATGCTCGTCAATGTCTGCTCGCGCGACGGCTCATTGAACGCGGTATTCGTTTTATCGAACTGAGTTGCCTGAACGAAGGCATCGGCGCGGGCAATGCACCCAATCCTTGGGATCAACATGGCGAACTTGAACGCGGCCACCGGGCGATGGCCCGCCAAGTCGATCAGCCAATTTCGGGCCTGATTCAGGATTTGCGACGCATCGGCAAACTGGATGAGACGCTGATTGTTTGGGCCGGCGAGTTCGGTAGAACGCCATTCTCGCAGGGCGCCAACGGACGCGATCACAATCCAATGGGATTCTCCGTATGGTTGGCCGGCGGGGGTATCCGTGGCGGCAGTATCTTGGGCGCGACCGATGAACTGGGATATTATGCCGTCCAGAACCCTTGCCAAGTCTATGATTTGTGGGCCACAGCCTTGCATCTGCTGGGCATCGACCACACCCGGCTCACCTACCGTTACAGCGGCCGTGATTTTCGCTTGACCGACGTGCATGGCCACGTACTCACCAGCATACTCGCGTGA
- a CDS encoding cation transporter, with protein MYDNPQSRPLYQQVQRASWLGLCVNLGLGIAKLTGGLIGNSFALVADAVNSLGDAVTTVIVLYSLKVAQRPADQEHPYGHTRAEGVAALSVSLLIIMSAAMVGWEALQRLSVQHGVPPWWTLWIAGANVLIKEALFRYKLAIGRRTGSMALIANAWDHRSDALCALAVLVGLSAIRLGGPNWMWADETAALVVVMLILVAATSLYLRSASELMDVQADPWLIDSVRQAAQATSGVLAIEKLWIRKSGIEYFVDIHIQVAPTLSVDAGHHIGHTVKSRLLDGFPAIRGVLVHLEPFHA; from the coding sequence ATGTACGACAATCCACAATCGCGACCGCTCTATCAACAAGTACAACGCGCCAGTTGGCTGGGATTGTGCGTCAATCTGGGCTTGGGAATAGCCAAATTAACGGGCGGACTCATTGGCAATTCCTTTGCGTTAGTAGCCGATGCAGTCAATTCGTTGGGCGACGCGGTAACCACCGTTATCGTCTTGTACTCGTTGAAGGTGGCTCAGCGTCCTGCCGACCAAGAACATCCCTATGGACATACGCGAGCCGAAGGAGTGGCGGCATTGTCCGTCTCGCTGCTAATCATCATGTCTGCCGCAATGGTCGGCTGGGAGGCCTTACAACGGCTGTCGGTGCAGCACGGTGTGCCGCCGTGGTGGACGCTCTGGATCGCCGGTGCCAATGTGCTGATCAAGGAAGCTCTTTTTCGCTACAAATTAGCCATTGGCAGACGTACCGGATCGATGGCGCTGATCGCCAATGCCTGGGATCACCGCAGCGACGCTCTGTGTGCTCTGGCAGTCTTGGTCGGCTTGTCCGCCATCCGTCTGGGTGGGCCGAACTGGATGTGGGCGGATGAAACAGCCGCGCTGGTAGTGGTGATGCTCATCCTGGTGGCCGCAACCAGTTTATATTTGAGAAGCGCCAGTGAACTCATGGATGTGCAGGCCGATCCATGGCTGATAGATTCAGTGCGTCAGGCCGCACAAGCAACCTCCGGGGTGTTGGCCATCGAAAAGTTATGGATCCGTAAGTCAGGCATCGAATACTTTGTCGACATTCACATTCAGGTTGCTCCAACGCTCAGCGTCGATGCAGGCCATCACATTGGGCACACCGTCAAGAGCCGACTGCTAGATGGCTTTCCGGCAATCCGAGGCGTGCTGGTGCACCTCGAGCCATTTCATGCCTGA
- a CDS encoding trypsin-like peptidase domain-containing protein — MNGRLSKIECVGRLFGWFLAVMPLAAPCQVASADQATASVPDQVLVAQASRIQIMQRAAAATVSVFGLDGGGGGSGVLISPDGFALTNYHVSSACGDHMRCGLSDGRMYDAVIVGVDAVGDLSLIQLLGRDDFPTAPLGDSDRVQVGHWCFSAGNPFGLASNLQPSISLGMISGTGRYQYPAGTILEYADCIQTDAAVNPGNSGGPLFNLAGEIIGINGRCSFEKRGRINVGVGYAISINQIRTFLNLLHSGRLLDHATLGATVSSDDSGRVLVSNILSSSDAYRRGMRYGDEVLRLADREVTSANVFKNILGTLPRELRVPVEIRRAGQNQTLLVRLAGVHSTTQLIEIVRMGLDGGPPRPDKKPHPEKPKRGEPDKHDSDASESHDSAADENEPDSESSSAELAQLAPNRKLVQSMLELRPGFSNYFYNRRLRQQVWSEVQSLGDFSASGIWKISGRLAGESTPVELEIGADGAAIELGSRRSELSGTLSDAIAARKQGGLLVAMRALRELLLLGPEKIGDSVYLGRLPVYQTQSLRLAEQPWHHAIETGWYDVRVRYHWDSGNQAISLIEVYGDEGVDPAEVYLDRYGPVGDSPSHRFPSRIRLQYGAEIALAIEIVQTDIGLKSPADSASTDAEAAQPAEESSP; from the coding sequence ATGAATGGCCGCTTATCGAAGATTGAATGTGTGGGCCGCCTGTTCGGCTGGTTCTTGGCTGTCATGCCGCTGGCTGCCCCGTGCCAAGTTGCCTCAGCCGACCAGGCGACGGCATCGGTACCTGACCAAGTGCTGGTGGCGCAGGCTAGTCGCATTCAGATTATGCAGCGAGCGGCTGCAGCCACCGTGTCAGTTTTTGGGCTGGACGGCGGGGGTGGCGGCAGTGGAGTGCTAATCAGCCCGGACGGATTTGCTCTGACAAATTATCACGTGTCCAGCGCTTGCGGCGATCACATGCGCTGCGGACTTAGCGACGGGCGGATGTATGACGCGGTGATCGTGGGCGTAGACGCGGTGGGCGATCTCTCGCTGATACAACTGCTTGGGCGCGACGATTTTCCGACTGCGCCCCTGGGCGATAGCGACCGAGTGCAAGTGGGCCATTGGTGTTTTTCCGCTGGCAACCCTTTCGGATTGGCTTCCAACCTCCAGCCTTCGATCAGCTTGGGAATGATCAGCGGTACGGGGCGCTACCAATACCCGGCAGGCACAATCCTGGAATATGCCGATTGCATTCAGACCGATGCTGCCGTCAACCCTGGAAATTCAGGTGGTCCTCTGTTCAATCTGGCGGGTGAAATCATTGGCATCAACGGACGCTGCTCCTTCGAGAAGCGCGGACGCATCAATGTCGGTGTGGGATACGCGATCAGCATCAACCAGATCCGTACTTTTCTGAATTTGCTACACAGCGGACGTCTGCTGGATCACGCAACATTGGGCGCGACGGTGTCCTCGGACGATTCCGGCCGGGTGTTGGTTAGCAATATACTCAGTAGCAGCGACGCCTATCGGCGCGGCATGCGCTACGGAGATGAAGTCCTGCGACTGGCCGATCGCGAGGTCACCAGCGCCAATGTCTTCAAAAACATTCTGGGAACGCTGCCCAGAGAACTGCGTGTGCCGGTCGAAATTCGCCGCGCAGGACAAAACCAAACGTTGTTGGTACGACTGGCCGGCGTGCACTCAACAACCCAGTTGATTGAAATCGTGCGCATGGGATTGGACGGCGGACCACCTAGACCAGACAAGAAACCTCACCCGGAAAAACCAAAGCGCGGCGAGCCAGACAAGCATGATTCCGATGCGTCCGAGAGTCACGATTCGGCAGCCGATGAAAATGAGCCTGACAGCGAATCCAGCAGCGCTGAGCTGGCACAACTTGCACCAAACAGAAAATTAGTTCAATCCATGCTGGAACTCAGACCAGGCTTTTCCAACTACTTCTACAATCGACGTCTACGGCAACAAGTATGGTCCGAAGTGCAATCCCTGGGCGATTTTTCCGCGTCTGGCATATGGAAGATTTCTGGACGTCTAGCGGGTGAGTCTACACCCGTCGAATTAGAAATAGGTGCCGATGGCGCGGCCATTGAGTTGGGTAGCCGTCGCAGCGAATTAAGTGGTACCTTATCCGACGCAATCGCTGCGCGTAAGCAGGGCGGATTATTGGTGGCGATGCGAGCCCTGCGAGAATTGCTACTGCTCGGTCCAGAAAAGATTGGCGACTCTGTATACCTTGGTAGACTGCCAGTCTATCAAACTCAATCGCTACGTTTGGCCGAACAACCGTGGCACCATGCTATAGAAACGGGCTGGTACGACGTTCGCGTTCGCTATCATTGGGATTCGGGCAATCAGGCGATTTCACTAATTGAGGTTTATGGCGACGAAGGCGTCGATCCTGCTGAAGTCTATCTGGATCGGTACGGACCGGTGGGCGATTCGCCGAGCCATCGTTTTCCCAGCCGAATTCGACTGCAATACGGCGCGGAAATCGCATTGGCCATCGAAATAGTTCAAACAGACATCGGCTTAAAGTCTCCTGCCGACTCGGCCAGTACCGATGCAGAGGCGGCGCAACCCGCCGAGGAGTCATCACCATGA
- a CDS encoding trypsin-like peptidase domain-containing protein → MSGVGFRAVPPSSNGGYLIHDGFGKLYLVARAVKDLTWSIFLGVCLCSRCGLAQVAELGSVHQTSLTSELKTVKLYGAGRAALDAYQSGFFFSAEGHIATVWSTVLDVADVIAVTSDGRRMQAQVLGIDPNLEIAVLKADQPPPAYFSFDDAADALPGQRVLAFSNLFGIAAGSERLSVQKGVVMTVTPLRARRGNFQSVYQGPALIVDAMTNNPGAAGGALTNLQGQLLGILGKELRDTSANIWINYAIPVSQFKASAISLVEGKSIARVQATRRPADRPTSLSLLGIGLIPNVLNKTPAYVDLVQPSSRAAAAGLQPDDLILFVNSRRVPAQALLFEELGFIDQGDSVSLMIQRGSELKELVIRP, encoded by the coding sequence ATGAGTGGAGTCGGGTTCCGTGCAGTTCCACCATCTAGCAACGGTGGCTACTTGATCCATGATGGTTTCGGCAAGTTGTATCTTGTCGCACGTGCAGTTAAAGATTTAACGTGGTCGATTTTTCTAGGCGTGTGTCTGTGCTCGCGATGCGGACTAGCCCAAGTGGCCGAACTGGGCTCGGTGCATCAGACATCGCTGACCAGCGAACTGAAAACGGTCAAATTATATGGTGCGGGCCGAGCGGCATTGGATGCGTATCAAAGCGGATTCTTCTTCTCGGCAGAGGGGCACATCGCTACGGTATGGAGCACAGTACTGGATGTAGCCGACGTTATCGCTGTGACTAGCGACGGTCGAAGAATGCAGGCTCAGGTATTGGGTATTGATCCCAATCTTGAAATTGCTGTGTTAAAGGCCGATCAACCGCCACCAGCCTACTTTTCATTCGACGACGCGGCCGATGCGCTGCCAGGGCAGCGGGTCTTGGCCTTTAGCAATCTGTTCGGGATTGCTGCCGGCAGCGAACGCTTAAGCGTTCAAAAAGGAGTTGTCATGACGGTGACCCCCTTGCGGGCGCGGCGTGGCAATTTTCAATCGGTGTATCAGGGTCCAGCGCTAATCGTGGATGCGATGACCAACAACCCCGGTGCCGCCGGCGGCGCGCTAACCAACCTGCAGGGACAACTGTTGGGCATCTTGGGCAAAGAGTTACGCGATACTAGCGCCAATATTTGGATCAACTACGCGATACCCGTCAGCCAATTCAAGGCATCGGCAATCAGTCTAGTCGAGGGCAAGTCGATTGCCCGTGTTCAGGCGACTCGACGTCCAGCCGATCGGCCAACCAGTCTGTCGCTACTGGGTATTGGATTGATTCCCAATGTACTCAACAAAACGCCGGCGTACGTGGACTTGGTGCAACCCAGCTCGCGAGCCGCAGCAGCCGGTCTGCAGCCCGATGACCTGATTCTGTTCGTCAATTCCCGTCGAGTGCCTGCGCAAGCGTTGTTGTTCGAGGAGTTGGGCTTTATCGATCAGGGTGATTCCGTTTCGCTGATGATTCAGCGCGGCAGTGAACTCAAGGAGCTGGTGATTCGTCCATGA
- a CDS encoding PDZ domain-containing protein — translation MSNVHKQMPLNRLVLYAVLWGWPWTGYAATAFAQTTDDSVILQAEQQALRQAADSASKYVVQIETFGGLDRIEEQSVAEGPTTGTIVGSDGWVITSLHALRQQPASILVALGDGQRVAARVVARDFSRELALLKLETAAVLPAAPASDLGQLRVGQWCIAIGKTYDPQSITQSHGIISALGRAYGRAVQTDAKVSPINYGGPLVDLHGQVIGILAPIAASEMLEGDGSVLYDSGIGFAIPLTDVLQRLPTMQAGEDIHPGRLGIVARSQNDLEGPVRLSGSAPGSPAARAGVLRGDVVIQAQGMAVQRLADLRQALAQTDAGQQFELGVLRDGKRVTLNCQLVAEIPTYRRRYLGLRVEAASDGLKVTSVAKGSPAERAGLRADQLLTDCNAQPLRSASDLAQLLAVSELGIPLTLSVRPADSPASKSVTIEPQSWPAQLPEQDWPVIVYSGADGQLDENAKAQITELKLADIPNQIAAIIPPAVGMRPLGCLILFGQPGETDSERLKSQWEEFAKNYGWIVVAPAAADPQAWSRDEIELAARLLARLEQEYVLDSRRTVIGGIGVGGQLAIMAGMMHSQRVAGVFTLGTALRSFAPRQPGAPLQTMDFLFVSDKPLDPLVERLNRLGYVTHAVVAPDIDTSKWNTVPFATLARWLESLGQL, via the coding sequence ATGAGTAACGTCCACAAGCAGATGCCACTGAACCGCTTGGTGCTATATGCCGTGCTGTGGGGCTGGCCCTGGACCGGATATGCTGCGACCGCGTTTGCGCAGACAACCGACGATAGCGTGATACTGCAGGCTGAACAGCAAGCGCTCCGCCAGGCCGCTGACAGCGCATCGAAGTACGTGGTGCAGATCGAAACGTTTGGCGGCCTTGATAGAATTGAGGAGCAATCTGTCGCCGAAGGTCCAACCACAGGCACTATCGTGGGTTCAGACGGCTGGGTCATCACCTCGCTGCATGCCTTGCGGCAACAACCAGCATCCATTCTGGTGGCTTTAGGCGATGGCCAGCGCGTGGCAGCCAGAGTCGTCGCCCGCGACTTTTCGCGCGAGTTGGCTCTGCTGAAGCTGGAAACCGCAGCTGTACTGCCCGCAGCTCCCGCCAGCGACCTAGGGCAGTTGCGGGTAGGGCAGTGGTGCATTGCCATCGGCAAAACGTACGACCCTCAATCCATAACTCAGTCGCACGGCATCATCAGCGCATTGGGAAGAGCATACGGACGCGCCGTTCAGACCGATGCTAAAGTTTCACCAATCAACTACGGAGGTCCGCTGGTCGACCTCCACGGGCAGGTGATTGGAATACTAGCTCCAATTGCAGCCAGTGAAATGCTGGAGGGCGACGGATCCGTTCTGTATGATTCGGGAATCGGATTCGCCATACCACTAACAGACGTTTTGCAACGGCTGCCCACCATGCAAGCTGGCGAAGACATTCATCCCGGTCGTTTGGGAATTGTCGCACGCTCGCAGAATGACCTGGAAGGTCCTGTCAGATTGTCGGGTTCAGCGCCCGGATCGCCGGCGGCTCGGGCCGGAGTCTTGCGCGGCGACGTGGTCATCCAGGCCCAGGGGATGGCCGTCCAGCGATTGGCCGATTTGCGACAGGCACTAGCCCAGACAGACGCCGGTCAGCAGTTCGAACTGGGCGTATTGCGAGACGGCAAACGCGTAACACTCAACTGCCAGCTTGTGGCGGAAATCCCGACCTATCGTCGGCGTTATTTGGGACTGCGAGTAGAAGCAGCCAGTGATGGATTGAAAGTAACGTCGGTTGCCAAAGGCTCTCCAGCAGAGCGCGCCGGACTGCGTGCCGACCAACTCTTGACGGACTGCAACGCACAGCCGCTACGAAGCGCAAGTGATTTGGCCCAATTACTGGCCGTGTCCGAACTGGGAATCCCACTAACATTGTCGGTTCGCCCAGCGGACAGCCCAGCCTCGAAAAGCGTTACTATTGAACCTCAAAGCTGGCCGGCGCAATTGCCTGAGCAAGATTGGCCAGTTATCGTCTACTCCGGTGCAGATGGGCAGCTAGACGAGAATGCGAAGGCACAAATAACCGAATTAAAACTAGCTGACATCCCCAACCAGATCGCGGCGATCATTCCTCCGGCTGTGGGCATGCGACCGCTGGGGTGTCTAATCCTCTTTGGTCAACCTGGCGAGACTGACTCAGAACGGCTCAAGAGCCAATGGGAAGAGTTCGCCAAGAACTATGGCTGGATCGTCGTTGCTCCGGCAGCGGCGGATCCGCAGGCTTGGTCGCGCGACGAAATCGAGTTGGCCGCGCGGCTACTGGCGAGGCTGGAGCAAGAGTATGTTTTAGACTCAAGACGTACGGTGATTGGGGGGATTGGTGTTGGTGGGCAGTTGGCGATCATGGCTGGCATGATGCACAGCCAGCGAGTGGCCGGAGTCTTTACACTGGGTACCGCGCTGCGGTCATTCGCACCTAGACAGCCCGGGGCACCGTTGCAAACCATGGATTTCTTGTTTGTGTCTGACAAACCTCTGGATCCGCTGGTCGAACGGCTGAATCGGCTCGGCTACGTGACTCATGCTGTGGTCGCTCCCGACATCGACACCAGCAAGTGGAATACGGTTCCGTTCGCCACACTAGCGCGCTGGCTGGAATCGCTCGGTCAGCTCTAA